A window of the Dyadobacter pollutisoli genome harbors these coding sequences:
- a CDS encoding sugar phosphate isomerase/epimerase family protein: protein MNIRFYAPEWGNVLPFDTFCQNVKAAGYHGVEMALPFEQKEKDQILEALAKHGLELIGQYWQSFEKDIDEHAANYEKYLRNLIAAKPVFINCQTGKDYFSFEKNKRLFDLAAALSIESGIRIIHETHRGKSLYAANVTYDYLTRLPDLRITLDISHWCNVHESLLADLPDEVALAITHTDHVHSRVGHPEGPQVNDPRAPEWDETLETHLKWWDVVVAEHQKKGTELTVTTEFGPATYMPVMPYTRMPLADQWEINVHMMNLLKKRYATV from the coding sequence ATGAATATCAGATTTTATGCGCCGGAATGGGGCAATGTACTTCCTTTTGACACTTTTTGCCAGAATGTAAAAGCGGCGGGATACCACGGCGTGGAAATGGCCCTGCCTTTTGAACAGAAAGAAAAAGACCAGATACTGGAAGCGTTGGCCAAACATGGGCTGGAACTGATCGGGCAATACTGGCAGTCGTTTGAGAAGGATATTGACGAGCATGCTGCCAATTATGAAAAATATTTGCGAAACCTGATCGCGGCCAAACCGGTTTTTATCAATTGCCAGACTGGTAAGGATTATTTCAGTTTTGAGAAAAATAAACGGCTTTTTGACCTTGCAGCGGCACTTTCCATCGAATCCGGGATCAGGATCATTCACGAAACGCATCGCGGCAAAAGCCTTTATGCAGCCAATGTTACCTACGATTACCTCACGCGACTTCCTGATCTGCGGATCACGCTGGACATTTCGCATTGGTGTAATGTCCACGAATCATTGCTGGCCGACCTGCCCGACGAAGTGGCGCTGGCGATTACTCACACTGATCATGTGCACAGCAGGGTAGGGCACCCCGAAGGTCCGCAGGTGAATGATCCCCGCGCGCCGGAATGGGACGAAACGCTGGAAACGCATTTAAAATGGTGGGACGTGGTAGTGGCTGAGCATCAGAAAAAAGGCACCGAATTGACGGTCACGACAGAGTTCGGCCCCGCGACCTACATGCCCGTGATGCCGTACACGCGGATGCCGCTGGCCGATCAGTGGGAGATCAATGTGCACATGATGAACTTGCTGAAAAAACGGTATGCCACTGTCTGA
- a CDS encoding ArnT family glycosyltransferase — MEITRLIIIATVIRCIIAYYIDLGNDEVYYFSYAVQPDLNHFDHPPLVGLFIRLFTFNLQWVHELAMRLPGIVGAAINTWLIAQCGQLIRSRKTGIMAAILYNTSVYASIISGVFILPDSVQLVFWLAAVYTMLKSIETHSPQHRNQLLVLTGLWIGLAIMSKVHGVFLWFGLLGFLFFHRPGWFRNPYLYLSLFLTAVIISPILLWNIDNDFITWQFHSERVTVNQQGINFKSFLTTTIGQILYCNPVQIAIYVPVFAAVFKGYRFVGKPFLLLLLWCSFPIIVCTTAVSLFRDTLPHWSGPGFLGIMLISAAYMDEQMSQGISRFYKITLNASIGLMLFVFVAGLSLVNFYPGTLGKKNFPDTGKGDATLDIYGWDELLPAFKKIREDDIAQQRMSASSPMLVHHWFPGSHMYYYVAYPLHMPVVGVGSLLNLHKFQWLNTLSAPIMPGNNAYYISPSNNFTDPAVEYQDAFESYEKAATITQKRNGQIARYWYVYRLKHATKMLGGTFPKTGE, encoded by the coding sequence ATGGAGATAACGCGACTGATCATCATTGCAACGGTAATCCGCTGTATCATAGCCTACTATATCGATCTTGGAAACGACGAGGTGTATTATTTCAGCTACGCCGTCCAGCCCGATCTCAATCATTTTGACCATCCCCCACTGGTCGGATTATTCATCCGGTTGTTTACATTCAACCTGCAATGGGTGCATGAACTAGCCATGCGGCTACCCGGCATTGTTGGCGCAGCGATCAATACCTGGCTTATCGCACAATGTGGCCAGCTGATCCGAAGCCGAAAAACGGGCATTATGGCAGCGATACTTTACAATACCTCCGTTTACGCCAGCATTATTTCCGGTGTTTTTATCCTCCCCGACTCAGTACAGCTGGTATTTTGGCTGGCCGCAGTTTACACGATGTTGAAAAGCATTGAAACGCATTCGCCTCAGCATCGAAATCAGCTGCTGGTACTGACCGGGCTCTGGATTGGCCTGGCGATTATGAGTAAAGTTCACGGTGTTTTCCTTTGGTTTGGTTTGCTGGGATTCTTATTTTTTCACCGTCCCGGCTGGTTCAGGAACCCGTATTTGTACCTCTCCCTGTTTTTGACAGCCGTCATCATTTCCCCCATTCTTCTGTGGAATATCGATAACGATTTCATTACCTGGCAGTTTCACAGCGAACGGGTCACGGTAAACCAGCAAGGGATCAATTTTAAATCATTTTTAACCACCACCATCGGCCAAATACTTTACTGTAATCCGGTGCAGATTGCGATTTACGTTCCGGTATTCGCTGCGGTGTTTAAAGGTTACCGGTTTGTCGGTAAGCCATTTTTGCTGCTGCTACTCTGGTGCAGCTTCCCGATCATAGTATGTACCACTGCGGTTTCGCTTTTCCGCGATACGTTGCCGCATTGGAGCGGCCCCGGTTTCCTCGGCATCATGCTCATTTCTGCTGCCTATATGGACGAGCAAATGAGTCAGGGCATTTCGCGGTTTTACAAAATAACATTGAATGCATCCATTGGACTAATGCTTTTCGTATTCGTGGCAGGTCTGTCGTTGGTCAATTTCTACCCCGGCACATTAGGCAAAAAAAACTTTCCCGATACCGGAAAAGGCGATGCGACACTCGATATTTATGGCTGGGATGAGCTGCTTCCCGCGTTTAAGAAAATCCGCGAAGACGACATTGCACAGCAACGGATGTCGGCCAGCTCGCCTATGCTGGTACATCACTGGTTCCCGGGCTCGCACATGTATTATTACGTCGCGTACCCGTTGCATATGCCCGTGGTAGGCGTGGGTTCGCTTCTGAATCTGCATAAATTCCAATGGCTCAACACGCTTTCCGCGCCCATTATGCCCGGTAACAATGCCTACTATATTTCCCCATCCAACAACTTCACCGACCCGGCTGTCGAGTATCAAGATGCCTTTGAATCTTACGAGAAAGCAGCGACTATCACGCAAAAACGAAACGGCCAAATCGCCAGATACTGGTATGTATATCGTTTAAAACATGCCACGAAAATGCTGGGAGGCACTTTTCCGAAAACCGGTGAATGA
- a CDS encoding pyridoxal phosphate-dependent decarboxylase family protein — MKRSAPIHIDAEQFRKNGHMLIDRIAAFLESLPEQPVTKGEQPREIRALLGNEPLPVDATPLENIYMNVSELLFQHSLHNGHPRFWGYITSSAAPAGILADLLAASVNANVGAYPLSPVATEIEKQTVRWIAEFIGFPNDCGGLFVSGGNMANITGLLAARKAKAPWDIRKTGLNSRKMLIYCSVGTHTWIHKAADLLGFGTDSIRWIGMNGDQQMQTQLLENQIIEDLNQGHLPFVVVGTAGSVSTGSVDRLSEIAAVCKKHELWFHIDGAYGAPAVIVPEVTALFDGLELADSVALDPHKWLYSPLEAGCILVRNPKALAEAFSFRPEYYNFDGSDEDPATNFHEEGMQNSRGFRALKVWVTLRQVGKNGYIGMLREDIQLAKKLYDLTHAHPDMEAVSNHLSITTFRYVPRDFDKNDLGRLNKLNEELVNRIQTGGEAFVSNAVIDGKYCLRVCIVNYRTSEEDIEALVEIVERFGNEVFNQLKVK; from the coding sequence ATGAAAAGAAGCGCACCCATTCATATAGATGCCGAGCAGTTTCGTAAAAACGGCCATATGCTGATCGATCGGATCGCCGCATTCCTGGAATCGTTACCCGAACAACCTGTGACCAAAGGCGAGCAACCGAGGGAAATCAGGGCACTGCTGGGGAATGAGCCGCTCCCGGTTGATGCCACACCGCTTGAAAACATCTATATGAATGTTTCCGAACTGTTGTTTCAGCATTCTTTGCATAATGGTCACCCGCGGTTTTGGGGATACATTACTTCCTCGGCGGCCCCGGCGGGTATCCTTGCGGACCTGCTTGCGGCTTCTGTGAATGCCAACGTGGGCGCTTACCCGCTCTCGCCGGTTGCGACCGAAATAGAAAAGCAGACTGTGAGATGGATTGCGGAATTTATTGGTTTTCCGAATGACTGTGGCGGGCTGTTTGTGAGTGGGGGAAATATGGCCAACATTACCGGGTTACTTGCGGCGCGAAAGGCAAAAGCGCCCTGGGACATTCGTAAGACGGGTTTGAACTCCCGTAAAATGCTTATTTACTGCTCCGTAGGCACACACACCTGGATTCACAAAGCGGCCGATCTGCTCGGTTTCGGGACCGATAGTATTCGGTGGATCGGAATGAATGGAGACCAGCAAATGCAGACACAACTGCTGGAAAATCAGATCATTGAGGATCTAAATCAAGGGCATTTACCTTTTGTAGTGGTAGGCACGGCTGGCTCGGTTAGTACCGGGTCGGTGGACCGGCTTAGCGAAATTGCTGCGGTTTGTAAAAAGCATGAGCTATGGTTTCATATCGACGGCGCCTATGGTGCACCAGCCGTGATAGTGCCGGAAGTAACTGCATTGTTTGACGGCCTGGAACTGGCGGATTCAGTTGCGCTGGATCCTCACAAATGGCTTTACAGCCCATTAGAGGCCGGTTGCATTCTGGTACGAAATCCGAAGGCGCTTGCCGAAGCATTCAGTTTCCGGCCTGAATATTACAATTTTGATGGCAGCGATGAGGACCCGGCGACCAATTTTCACGAGGAGGGAATGCAGAATTCACGTGGTTTCCGTGCGCTGAAAGTGTGGGTTACGCTCAGGCAGGTAGGCAAGAATGGATACATCGGGATGCTCCGCGAAGATATACAGCTTGCAAAAAAACTCTATGATCTGACCCACGCGCATCCCGACATGGAAGCAGTTTCCAATCACCTCAGTATTACGACATTCCGTTATGTACCCCGCGATTTTGACAAAAATGACCTGGGCAGACTAAATAAGCTGAATGAAGAACTGGTAAACCGTATCCAGACCGGCGGTGAGGCGTTTGTGTCCAATGCGGTCATTGATGGGAAGTATTGCCTGAGAGTATGTATTGTCAACTATCGTACGAGCGAAGAGGACATTGAAGCACTCGTCGAAATTGTGGAAAGGTTTGGTAATGAGGTTTTTAATCAATTAAAAGTTAAATAA